The Deinococcus multiflagellatus genome includes a region encoding these proteins:
- a CDS encoding MFS transporter, with the protein MTALSSAPAAPTRAAPDRLTQATLLLLAALTVMSGATIAPALPAMQAHFADTPNAALLTKLALTILGVVIAVTAPISGVLADRFGRRPVLLGALTLYVLGGASGLVAESLGQVLAGRVVLGLAVAGTMTAAGALVNDLFSGPGRGRFLSQQAAFTSFGGAVLLPLGGVLAALSWRAPFALYLAAALLLPLVLRLPRGVPGQDAAGSAPQAAPRWSAIAVVYALALGYMIVFYLMPAQGPFLLRALGAEPGVTGLMLGSSTLMAAVTALVFSRFAGRFDTRRLAGLGMAIVALGWLLVFRAPGLAVVEAGLLVAGLGGGLVFPNLYAWLADLTPPAWRGRVTAGMSSAVFLGQFLSPLVLASSAGHEAQGFAAGAALAAVMGGALLALSLRPVPRAQG; encoded by the coding sequence ATGACGGCCCTCTCCTCTGCCCCCGCCGCGCCCACCCGCGCGGCCCCGGATCGCCTCACACAGGCCACGCTGCTGCTGCTGGCCGCCCTGACGGTGATGTCCGGCGCCACCATTGCCCCGGCGCTGCCCGCCATGCAGGCGCACTTTGCCGACACCCCGAACGCGGCGCTGCTGACCAAGCTGGCCCTGACCATTCTGGGCGTGGTGATCGCGGTGACCGCCCCCATCAGCGGCGTGCTGGCGGACCGCTTTGGCCGCCGCCCAGTGCTGCTAGGCGCACTGACCCTGTACGTGCTGGGCGGCGCCAGCGGCCTGGTGGCCGAGAGCCTGGGGCAGGTGCTGGCCGGGCGCGTGGTGCTGGGGCTGGCGGTGGCCGGCACCATGACGGCGGCGGGCGCGCTGGTCAATGACCTGTTCAGCGGCCCCGGGCGCGGGCGCTTTCTGAGCCAGCAGGCGGCCTTTACCAGCTTTGGCGGTGCGGTGCTGCTGCCCCTGGGCGGGGTGCTGGCGGCCCTGAGCTGGCGCGCGCCCTTCGCGCTGTATCTGGCGGCGGCGCTGCTGCTGCCGCTGGTGCTGCGCCTGCCGCGCGGCGTGCCGGGGCAGGACGCGGCGGGCAGCGCTCCGCAGGCCGCCCCGCGCTGGAGCGCCATTGCGGTGGTCTATGCCCTGGCGCTGGGCTACATGATCGTCTTTTACCTGATGCCCGCGCAGGGCCCCTTTCTGCTGCGCGCGCTGGGCGCCGAACCCGGCGTGACGGGCCTCATGCTGGGCAGTTCCACCCTGATGGCCGCCGTGACGGCGCTGGTCTTTTCACGCTTTGCCGGGCGCTTTGACACGCGGCGCCTCGCCGGGCTGGGCATGGCGATTGTGGCGCTGGGCTGGCTGCTGGTGTTCCGCGCGCCGGGGCTGGCGGTGGTGGAGGCCGGGCTGCTGGTGGCGGGCCTGGGCGGGGGGCTGGTGTTTCCCAACCTGTACGCGTGGCTGGCCGACCTGACCCCGCCTGCGTGGCGCGGCCGGGTCACGGCCGGCATGAGCAGCGCGGTGTTTCTGGGCCAGTTTCTCAGCCCGCTGGTGCTGGCGTCCTCCGCAGGCCACGAAGCGCAGGGCTTTGCGGCGGGGGCGGCCCTGGCGGCGGTGATGGGCGGGGCGCTGCTGGCCCTCAGCCTGCGTCCGGTGCCGCGCGCCCAGGGGTAG
- the ruvA gene encoding Holliday junction branch migration protein RuvA translates to MIAYLSGVVRDIRENSAVVVAGGVGYEVQCPVSTLGKLVVGEVAELNTRFVVREDAQLLFGFQDTDSLRLFDLLTGVSGVGPKLALALLSAMPVSALAAGLLGGDVKLLSSVSGVGKKTAERLVLELQNKVPDHLATPAAAGGSKAARVVGTAGRDAIDALLALGFREAQVRAVVAELLAAEPDLNADTLIRKGLGRLR, encoded by the coding sequence ATGATTGCTTATCTGTCCGGCGTGGTCCGGGACATCCGGGAAAACAGCGCTGTGGTGGTTGCCGGCGGCGTGGGCTACGAGGTGCAGTGCCCGGTGAGCACCCTGGGCAAGCTGGTGGTCGGCGAGGTGGCCGAACTGAACACCCGCTTCGTGGTGCGCGAGGACGCCCAGCTACTCTTTGGCTTTCAGGACACCGACAGCCTGCGCCTGTTTGACCTGCTGACCGGCGTGAGTGGCGTGGGCCCCAAGCTGGCCCTCGCCCTGCTCTCGGCCATGCCGGTGAGCGCCCTGGCCGCCGGGCTGCTGGGCGGCGACGTGAAACTGCTGAGCAGTGTCAGCGGCGTGGGCAAGAAAACCGCCGAGCGGCTGGTGCTGGAGTTGCAGAACAAGGTGCCGGATCACCTGGCGACCCCAGCGGCGGCGGGCGGCAGCAAGGCTGCGCGCGTGGTGGGCACCGCCGGGCGCGACGCCATTGACGCCCTGCTGGCCCTGGGCTTCCGCGAGGCGCAGGTGCGCGCCGTGGTCGCCGAACTGCTGGCCGCCGAGCCGGACTTGAACGCCGATACCCTGATTCGCAAGGGGCTGGGGCGCCTGCGCTAA
- the rapZ gene encoding RNase adapter RapZ encodes MPFVVVSGLSGSGKSTALRTLEDAGFFITDNLPPELWGAMHDLVSARGLPCVAISTDARTRDFLGALEASYVRLSRRREDLRVLFLEANTDVLLKRYNFTRREHPLGDNLMLDFARERELLAPLRAIADTVIDTTHLSARDLSAKVLRLFRLENDFHLRLMSFGFKHAPPRDADLVLDVRSLPNPYYDPVLRPRTGLDPAVARYAFGDPEAEAFYAELRDFVRVAAERARAAGRHGYTVAVGCTGGQHRSVAVAARLAQDLKDLNVDIMDHRDMQAGEDA; translated from the coding sequence ATGCCGTTTGTCGTCGTCTCCGGTCTGTCTGGCAGTGGCAAGAGCACCGCGCTGCGCACGCTGGAGGACGCCGGGTTTTTCATCACCGATAACCTGCCGCCCGAACTGTGGGGCGCCATGCACGACCTCGTGTCGGCGCGGGGGCTGCCCTGCGTGGCGATCAGCACCGACGCGCGCACCCGCGACTTCCTGGGCGCACTGGAAGCCAGTTACGTGCGCCTCTCGCGCCGCCGTGAGGACCTGCGCGTGCTGTTTCTGGAAGCCAATACCGACGTGCTGCTCAAGCGCTACAACTTCACCCGCCGCGAACACCCGCTGGGCGACAACCTGATGCTGGACTTTGCGCGCGAACGCGAGTTGCTCGCGCCCCTGCGCGCCATTGCCGACACCGTGATTGACACCACGCACCTCAGCGCCCGCGACCTGTCGGCCAAGGTGCTGCGCCTGTTCCGGCTGGAAAACGACTTTCACCTGCGCCTGATGTCCTTTGGCTTCAAGCACGCCCCGCCCAGAGACGCCGATCTGGTGCTGGACGTGCGCTCGCTGCCCAATCCCTACTACGACCCCGTGCTGCGCCCCCGCACCGGCCTGGACCCGGCTGTGGCCCGCTACGCCTTTGGGGACCCAGAGGCCGAGGCCTTTTACGCCGAACTGCGCGACTTCGTGCGCGTGGCCGCCGAGCGCGCGCGCGCGGCTGGGCGGCACGGCTACACCGTGGCGGTGGGCTGCACGGGCGGGCAGCACCGCAGCGTGGCGGTGGCCGCGCGGCTGGCCCAGGACCTGAAGGATCTGAACGTGGACATCATGGACCACCGCGATATGCAGGCAGGCGAAGACGCGTGA
- a CDS encoding gluconeogenesis factor YvcK family protein — protein sequence MSDPPIPRPSSVLPEAVRDDMVGRGQQVTRRARMWMSPGLGVKRWLLLFVVCTLVGAVGVLHFTWTGPLHFVATRWILWVNHLVSPEVMPLYTGGMALMVLSLLGALWSIMMLSRSVLRGTGTAPEQAVDLMYQRRHLARGPRIVAVGGGTGLSNLLSGLRVHTGNTTAIVAVSDDGGSSGRLRASLDMIAPGDLTDCYAALSDSPVMARLLLHRFERGDGIQGHTFGNLLLATLSEEEGGLSEAMLDIHEVLRIRGRVYPATTQPATLVARLNDGRTLRGESRFAAEMGEAQIQHVQLDPPALPALPEVLHAIREAEQIVLGPGSLYTSIIPALLVPEIARELRASPAPLIYVASLMTEPGETDGLSLEDHVQAITSHLGRMPDCVLVNSAVPPRDVVARYAEGGAHLLNLAGASRELRGRAVVLPLLQPGQARHDPAALAQALLHAAPKRDQG from the coding sequence GTGAGCGACCCCCCCATTCCGCGCCCGTCGTCCGTGCTGCCCGAAGCGGTGCGGGACGACATGGTGGGGCGCGGCCAGCAGGTCACCCGCCGCGCCCGCATGTGGATGTCGCCGGGCCTGGGCGTCAAGCGCTGGCTGCTGCTGTTTGTGGTCTGCACCCTGGTGGGGGCCGTGGGGGTGCTGCACTTCACCTGGACCGGGCCGCTGCATTTCGTGGCCACCCGCTGGATTCTGTGGGTCAACCATCTGGTCAGCCCCGAGGTGATGCCGCTGTACACCGGCGGCATGGCCCTGATGGTGCTGTCGCTGCTGGGCGCGCTGTGGAGCATCATGATGCTCAGCCGCTCGGTGCTGCGCGGCACCGGCACCGCCCCCGAACAGGCCGTGGACCTGATGTACCAGCGCCGTCACCTCGCCCGGGGCCCGCGCATCGTGGCAGTGGGCGGCGGCACGGGCCTGAGCAACCTGCTCTCGGGCCTGCGGGTACACACCGGTAACACCACCGCCATCGTGGCCGTCTCGGACGATGGGGGTTCCTCGGGGCGCTTGCGGGCCTCGCTGGACATGATCGCGCCCGGGGACCTCACCGACTGCTACGCGGCGCTCTCCGACAGCCCCGTCATGGCCCGGCTGCTGCTGCACCGCTTTGAACGCGGTGACGGCATTCAGGGCCACACCTTCGGCAACCTGCTGCTGGCCACCCTCAGCGAGGAAGAGGGCGGCCTGAGCGAAGCCATGCTGGACATTCACGAGGTGCTGCGCATTCGCGGGCGGGTGTACCCGGCCACCACGCAGCCTGCCACCCTGGTGGCCCGCCTGAATGACGGCCGCACCCTGCGCGGCGAGAGCCGCTTTGCCGCTGAGATGGGCGAAGCGCAGATTCAGCATGTGCAGCTGGATCCCCCGGCGCTGCCCGCCTTGCCGGAAGTGCTGCACGCCATCCGTGAGGCCGAGCAGATCGTGCTGGGGCCCGGCAGCCTGTACACCAGTATCATTCCGGCGCTCCTGGTGCCCGAAATTGCCCGCGAGCTGCGCGCCTCGCCCGCCCCGCTGATCTACGTGGCCAGTCTGATGACCGAGCCCGGCGAAACCGACGGCCTGAGCCTGGAGGACCATGTGCAGGCCATCACCAGTCACCTGGGCCGGATGCCCGACTGCGTGCTGGTGAACAGCGCCGTGCCCCCGCGCGACGTGGTGGCCCGCTACGCCGAAGGCGGCGCGCACCTGCTGAACCTGGCCGGCGCCAGCCGCGAGCTGCGCGGGCGTGCGGTGGTGCTGCCCCTCCTGCAACCCGGTCAGGCCCGGCACGACCCCGCCGCGCTGGCCCAGGCCCTGCTGCACGCGGCCCCCAAGCGCGACCAGGGCTGA
- a CDS encoding GNAT family N-acetyltransferase, producing MVTLRPACEADRAALYRICLETGDSGEDASGLYADPQLLGHIYAGPYLSFAPDFAFVLEDAAGVAGYVLGAPDTAAFEATLAREWWPALQEVYPLPQSPPEARTPDERLTWLIHHPRRTPEALLGAYPAHLHIDLLPRVQGGGRGRALMTTLLDALRAAGSPGVHLGVGERNTRAQGFYRHLGFEELYRSPGAVTFGLKL from the coding sequence ATGGTGACCCTGCGCCCTGCCTGCGAAGCCGACCGCGCCGCGCTGTACCGCATCTGCCTGGAAACCGGCGACAGCGGCGAGGACGCTTCCGGGCTGTACGCCGATCCGCAGCTGCTGGGCCACATTTACGCCGGGCCCTACCTCAGCTTTGCCCCGGACTTCGCCTTTGTGCTGGAAGACGCCGCCGGGGTGGCCGGTTACGTGCTGGGCGCGCCCGACACCGCCGCCTTTGAAGCCACCCTGGCGCGCGAGTGGTGGCCGGCCCTGCAAGAGGTGTACCCGCTGCCCCAGTCGCCCCCAGAGGCCCGCACCCCCGATGAGCGCCTCACCTGGCTGATTCACCACCCCCGCCGCACCCCTGAAGCCCTGCTGGGCGCCTACCCGGCTCACCTGCATATTGACCTGCTGCCCCGAGTGCAGGGAGGCGGCCGGGGCCGGGCCCTGATGACTACCCTTCTGGACGCCCTGCGCGCGGCGGGCTCGCCGGGGGTGCACCTGGGCGTGGGCGAACGCAACACGCGGGCCCAGGGCTTTTACCGGCACCTGGGCTTTGAAGAGCTGTACCGCTCGCCGGGCGCCGTCACATTTGGCCTGAAGCTGTAA
- a CDS encoding glutamate-5-semialdehyde dehydrogenase, translating to MTVAGETEIRLMGVQARVAARVLRSLPTARKVAALAAIAAGLRVQAGVILAANTQDVEAAVAAGLPEPMVARLRLSLAALEGIAADVEAVSRVPDPVGETGPVQAQPSGIRVSTRRVPLGVLGVIYESRPNVTVDVAALALMSGNAVILRGGKETVRSNAALEEVIHAALRAQDLPAAAVQVIRDPARERMLELLKLDDLVDAIIPRGGAGLHRFCVDNATVPVIVGGIGVVHLYLDASFTRTPEDRAAAAAILHNAKVQKPSACNALDTLLLDRAALAALPDLLRPLVAEAVALRADPEALAALQAAGLPAQAATKADYGTEFLGLTLSIKTVAGLDEALDFIAAHGNHTDVILTRDPAQAARFVQDVDSAAVMVNASPRFNDGGQLGLGAEVAISTQKLHARGPMGLRELTTTKWVVEGEGAIRR from the coding sequence ATGACTGTGGCCGGAGAAACCGAGATTCGCCTCATGGGCGTGCAGGCCCGGGTGGCGGCCCGGGTGCTGCGTTCGCTGCCCACCGCGCGCAAGGTGGCGGCCCTGGCGGCCATCGCCGCTGGGCTGCGGGTCCAGGCCGGGGTGATCCTGGCTGCCAATACCCAGGATGTCGAGGCCGCTGTGGCGGCTGGGCTGCCCGAGCCGATGGTGGCCCGCCTGCGCCTGAGCCTTGCTGCCCTGGAAGGCATTGCGGCCGATGTCGAGGCGGTGTCGCGCGTGCCAGACCCGGTGGGGGAGACGGGCCCGGTGCAGGCCCAGCCCAGCGGTATCCGGGTCAGCACGCGGCGGGTGCCGCTGGGCGTGCTGGGTGTGATTTACGAGAGCCGCCCCAACGTCACGGTGGACGTGGCCGCCCTGGCCCTGATGAGCGGCAACGCCGTGATTCTGCGTGGTGGCAAGGAAACGGTGCGCAGCAACGCCGCGCTGGAAGAGGTGATTCACGCGGCCCTGCGCGCCCAGGACCTGCCCGCAGCGGCCGTGCAGGTGATCCGCGACCCCGCCCGCGAGCGCATGCTGGAGCTGCTGAAACTGGATGATCTGGTGGACGCGATCATCCCCCGGGGCGGCGCCGGGCTGCACCGCTTCTGCGTGGACAATGCCACGGTGCCGGTGATCGTGGGGGGCATTGGCGTGGTGCACCTGTACCTGGACGCCTCGTTCACCCGCACGCCGGAAGACCGCGCCGCCGCCGCCGCCATCCTGCACAACGCCAAGGTGCAAAAACCCAGCGCCTGCAACGCCCTGGACACCCTGCTGCTGGACCGCGCCGCGCTGGCCGCGCTGCCTGACCTCCTGCGCCCGCTGGTGGCCGAGGCCGTGGCCCTGCGCGCCGACCCGGAGGCCCTGGCGGCCCTGCAGGCGGCTGGCCTGCCCGCCCAGGCCGCCACCAAGGCCGATTACGGCACCGAGTTCCTGGGCCTGACCCTCAGCATCAAGACCGTGGCCGGGCTGGACGAGGCCCTGGACTTTATCGCCGCGCACGGCAACCACACCGACGTGATCCTGACCCGTGACCCCGCGCAGGCAGCGCGCTTCGTGCAGGACGTGGACAGCGCCGCCGTCATGGTGAACGCCAGCCCCCGCTTCAACGACGGCGGTCAGCTGGGCCTGGGCGCCGAGGTGGCGATCAGCACCCAGAAACTTCACGCCCGGGGCCCCATGGGCCTGCGGGAACTGACGACGACCAAGTGGGTGGTGGAAGGCGAGGGTGCGATAAGGCGTTGA
- the dxs gene encoding 1-deoxy-D-xylulose-5-phosphate synthase: MDSPASLTPLLDRIATPSDLKALSREQLPHLAQELREEIVRVCSVGGLHLASSLGATDLIVALHYVLNSPRDRLLFDVGHQAYAHKMLTGRRAQMPSLKKEGGLSGFTKVSESEHDAITVGHASTSLANALGMAVARDALGQDYRVAAVIGDGALTGGMALAALNTIGDTGRKMLIVLNDNEMSISENVGALNKFMRGLQVQKWFQEGEGAGKKAVQAVSKPLADLMSRAKSSTRHFFDPASVNPFAAMGVRYVGPVDGHNVEELVWLLERLVDLDGPTILHVVTKKGKGLSYAEADPIYWHGPGKFDPATGEFSASKAYSWSNAFGDAVTELARLDPCTFVITPAMREGSGLVAYSKAHPNRYLDVGIAEEVAVTAAAGMALQGLKPVVAIYSTFLQRAYDQVLHDVAIEHLNVTFAIDRAGIVGADGATHNGVFDLSYLRSIPGVRIGLPRDAAELRGMLKYAQNAPGPFAIRYPRGNTTPVPEGTWPDLEWGTWEVVQPGQEVVVLAGGKALEYATKAAAGLSGVGVVNARFVKPLDEAMLRELARTARALVTVEDNTVVGGFGSAVLEFLNAEGLHTPVRVLGIPDEFQEHATVDSVHARAGIDAPAIRTVLAELGVDVPIGV, from the coding sequence ATGGACAGCCCCGCAAGCCTGACCCCGCTGCTGGACCGGATTGCCACCCCCAGCGACCTCAAGGCCCTGAGCCGCGAGCAGTTGCCGCACCTGGCCCAGGAACTGCGCGAGGAGATCGTGCGCGTGTGCTCGGTGGGGGGGCTGCATCTGGCGTCCTCGCTGGGGGCCACGGACCTGATCGTGGCGCTGCACTACGTGCTGAATTCGCCGCGTGACCGCCTGCTGTTTGACGTGGGCCACCAGGCCTACGCCCACAAGATGCTCACCGGGCGCCGCGCCCAGATGCCCAGCCTCAAAAAAGAAGGGGGCCTGAGCGGCTTTACCAAGGTCAGCGAATCCGAGCACGACGCGATCACCGTGGGCCACGCCAGCACCAGCCTCGCCAACGCGCTGGGCATGGCCGTGGCGCGCGACGCCCTGGGCCAGGACTACCGCGTGGCCGCCGTGATTGGCGACGGCGCCCTGACCGGCGGCATGGCGCTGGCGGCGCTGAACACCATTGGCGACACCGGGCGCAAGATGCTGATCGTGCTGAACGACAACGAGATGAGCATCTCGGAGAACGTGGGGGCGCTGAACAAGTTCATGCGCGGGCTACAGGTGCAGAAGTGGTTCCAGGAAGGTGAGGGCGCCGGCAAAAAGGCGGTGCAGGCCGTCAGCAAGCCCCTGGCCGACCTGATGAGCCGCGCCAAGAGCAGCACCCGGCACTTCTTCGACCCGGCCAGCGTGAACCCCTTTGCGGCGATGGGCGTGCGCTACGTGGGCCCGGTGGACGGCCACAACGTCGAAGAACTGGTGTGGCTCCTGGAGCGCCTCGTGGACCTGGACGGGCCCACGATCCTGCATGTGGTGACGAAAAAGGGCAAGGGCCTGAGTTACGCCGAGGCCGATCCCATCTACTGGCACGGCCCCGGCAAGTTTGACCCGGCCACCGGCGAATTCAGCGCCAGCAAGGCCTATTCCTGGAGCAACGCGTTTGGCGACGCCGTGACCGAACTGGCGCGGCTGGACCCCTGCACCTTTGTCATTACCCCCGCCATGCGTGAAGGCAGCGGGCTAGTGGCGTACAGCAAGGCGCACCCCAACCGCTACCTGGACGTGGGCATTGCCGAGGAAGTGGCGGTGACGGCGGCGGCCGGCATGGCGCTACAGGGCCTGAAGCCGGTCGTGGCGATCTATTCCACCTTCCTGCAGCGCGCCTACGATCAGGTACTGCACGACGTGGCCATTGAGCACCTGAACGTGACCTTTGCCATTGACCGCGCCGGCATCGTGGGGGCCGACGGCGCCACCCACAACGGCGTCTTTGACCTGAGTTACCTGCGCTCTATTCCCGGCGTTCGCATTGGCCTGCCCAGGGACGCCGCCGAACTGCGCGGCATGCTGAAGTACGCCCAGAACGCACCCGGCCCCTTTGCCATCCGCTACCCGCGTGGCAACACCACCCCGGTGCCCGAAGGCACCTGGCCGGATCTGGAATGGGGCACCTGGGAGGTCGTGCAGCCGGGGCAGGAGGTGGTGGTGCTGGCCGGCGGCAAGGCGCTGGAATACGCGACCAAGGCGGCGGCCGGCCTCTCGGGCGTGGGGGTGGTCAACGCCCGCTTTGTCAAACCGCTGGACGAGGCCATGCTGCGCGAGCTGGCCCGCACCGCCCGCGCGCTGGTCACGGTGGAAGACAACACGGTGGTGGGCGGCTTCGGCAGCGCAGTGCTGGAATTCCTGAACGCCGAGGGCCTGCATACGCCCGTGCGCGTGCTGGGCATCCCCGACGAGTTCCAGGAACACGCCACCGTGGACAGCGTGCACGCCCGCGCCGGCATTGACGCCCCGGCGATCCGCACCGTGCTGGCCGAGCTGGGGGTGGACGTTCCGATAGGGGTGTAG
- the metG gene encoding methionine--tRNA ligase: MSHPDRAFFITTAIDYANGAPHIGHVYEKILTDAIARYQRLAGREVFFLTGTDEHGEKIAKAAAKAGQTPQVFVDDLATRAFKGLWDRLEISYDDFVRTTEGRHKRFVQDILQRVYDAGDIYFDEYEGLYSVGAERYVTEKELVEGPDGVRRYPGDKDPPELRREANYFFRMEKYQAWLLDHIRQNPDFIQPAGYRNEVLEMLKEPIGPLSISRPKSRVPWGIELPWDPDHVTYVWFDALLNYVSAPVSKGAAPEVIGTAWHVIGKDILKPHAVFWPTMLQAAGLPPYRRLVVHSHILAEDGRKMGKSLGNAIDPEALVTQYPVDAIRYTLLREATLSADSPYGEGILVSRLNSDLANDLGNLLSRTISMIQKYRGGAIPAAAEITEREREIEAAALALPGQILALVDELKINMALEAAMNFVRDLNRYIAESAPWNLAKSDQTARRLDTVLYTAAEGLRVASVALEAALPVKARELRAQLGLGGQSYTLAGAWGLTPAGTQVVGGAILFPKPEPKAAPDAAAPKSPQPPKETPMTQPEAPAAPVAPAASPAVPTEPLISIDDFARIDLRVAEVLAAEAVPKADKLLKLTVRLGKEERTVVSGIRQWFEPEALVGRKVILVANLKPAKLRGIESQGMILAAEDDQGNLDLVGLKLDLPSGTKVR; encoded by the coding sequence ATGAGCCACCCCGACCGCGCTTTTTTCATCACGACGGCCATTGATTACGCCAACGGCGCGCCGCACATCGGCCACGTCTACGAGAAGATCCTCACCGACGCCATCGCCCGCTACCAGCGCCTCGCCGGGCGCGAGGTGTTTTTCCTGACCGGCACCGACGAGCACGGCGAAAAGATCGCCAAGGCCGCCGCCAAAGCCGGCCAGACCCCGCAGGTGTTCGTGGACGACCTCGCCACGCGCGCCTTCAAGGGCCTGTGGGACCGGCTGGAAATCAGCTACGACGATTTCGTGCGCACCACCGAGGGCCGCCATAAGCGCTTTGTGCAGGACATCCTGCAGCGCGTGTACGACGCGGGCGACATCTACTTTGACGAGTACGAGGGTCTGTACTCGGTGGGCGCCGAGCGCTATGTCACCGAAAAAGAGCTGGTGGAGGGGCCCGACGGCGTGCGCCGCTACCCCGGCGACAAGGACCCGCCCGAGCTGCGCCGCGAGGCCAACTATTTCTTCCGCATGGAGAAGTATCAGGCGTGGCTGCTCGACCACATCAGGCAGAACCCCGACTTTATCCAGCCCGCCGGCTACCGCAACGAGGTGCTGGAAATGCTCAAGGAGCCCATTGGCCCCCTCAGCATCTCCCGGCCCAAGAGCCGCGTGCCCTGGGGCATTGAGCTGCCCTGGGACCCCGACCACGTCACCTACGTGTGGTTCGACGCGCTGCTCAATTACGTCTCGGCGCCGGTCAGCAAGGGGGCGGCCCCCGAGGTGATCGGCACGGCGTGGCACGTCATCGGCAAGGACATCCTCAAGCCGCACGCGGTGTTCTGGCCCACCATGCTGCAGGCCGCCGGGCTGCCCCCTTACCGCCGCCTCGTGGTGCACAGCCACATCCTGGCCGAGGACGGGCGCAAGATGGGCAAATCCCTGGGCAACGCCATTGACCCGGAAGCGCTGGTGACCCAGTACCCGGTGGACGCCATCCGTTACACCCTGCTGCGCGAGGCGACCCTGAGTGCCGACAGCCCTTACGGCGAAGGCATTCTGGTCTCGCGCCTGAACAGCGACCTCGCCAACGACCTGGGCAACCTGCTCTCGCGCACCATTTCCATGATCCAGAAGTACCGGGGCGGCGCCATTCCCGCCGCCGCCGAGATCACCGAGCGCGAGCGCGAAATCGAGGCGGCGGCCCTGGCCCTGCCCGGGCAGATTCTGGCCCTGGTGGACGAACTGAAGATCAACATGGCGCTGGAAGCCGCCATGAACTTTGTGCGCGACCTCAACCGCTACATTGCCGAGAGCGCGCCCTGGAATCTGGCCAAGAGCGACCAGACGGCCCGGCGCCTGGACACCGTGCTGTACACCGCCGCCGAGGGCCTGCGGGTGGCCAGCGTGGCCCTAGAAGCAGCGCTGCCGGTCAAGGCCCGCGAGCTGCGCGCGCAGCTGGGCCTGGGCGGCCAGTCCTACACCCTGGCCGGCGCCTGGGGCCTGACCCCGGCCGGCACCCAGGTGGTGGGCGGCGCCATTCTGTTTCCCAAACCCGAACCCAAAGCGGCTCCAGACGCTGCTGCCCCTAAATCCCCCCAACCCCCGAAAGAGACCCCCATGACCCAGCCTGAAGCCCCTGCGGCCCCCGTTGCCCCGGCCGCCAGCCCCGCCGTGCCCACTGAACCCCTGATTTCCATTGACGACTTTGCCCGCATTGACCTGCGGGTGGCCGAGGTGCTGGCCGCCGAGGCCGTGCCCAAGGCCGACAAGCTGCTGAAGCTGACGGTGCGCCTGGGCAAGGAAGAACGCACCGTGGTCAGTGGCATTCGCCAGTGGTTCGAGCCCGAAGCCCTGGTGGGCCGCAAGGTGATTCTGGTCGCCAACTTGAAGCCCGCCAAGCTGCGCGGTATCGAGTCCCAGGGCATGATCCTGGCCGCCGAGGACGACCAGGGGAACCTGGACCTCGTGGGCCTGAAGCTGGACCTGCCCAGCGGGACGAAGGTGCGCTGA